Proteins from a single region of Artemia franciscana chromosome 20, ASM3288406v1, whole genome shotgun sequence:
- the LOC136039841 gene encoding putative ankyrin repeat protein RF_0381, whose protein sequence is MRDFGPYTEGYPVDNPIMFMLNAQDNQTNSLLHLATNMNDKQALTLFLKANHDYLTEKRFNFFFKDYQPKFMNAANNEGDMPIHIAAREGNTDIVHLLLENGAIFNAKNEEGYTPKELSNDHIVDQVLKSVNMFLNINDGKSKQIMQEYINKQGASVYVNTRDKNHKTALHHAVASSRIDIIKLLLQNNADPNALYANHYTPLHFAVENNNIEAVELLLKHGAYFNIKNKQGKSPFEHIENKTFDSVNNSCSNLLGSINELFIGIESDDPESTINYFKIRCLQQTYRINIETIINVRDDLGNTLLHYAADYAYRDIVKLLLQHGAIFNRKNKFDYPPINFASRDIYDLLNSINEIFDHTNCMYSTQVDMKIIRNVRNDEGMIILHAAVKEGNLNAMIALLKAGASIDAEDIHDNRPLDYAQQGHIKNILEASRDLLREVRSNNVNNVEKLIAREAVVSSSALLLAVKHGYCEIVKSMLKSFIVNVELEYILKSMDEDGNSGLHLALGHRHYEIAKILLAYAKNINDNGTTLKQLIESANHANKKPFDLSTDKNKSKEVTEAMFN, encoded by the coding sequence ATGAGAGACTTTGGGCCATACACAGAAGGCTATCCAGTAGATAATCCAATAATGTTTATGCTTAATGCGCAAGATAATCAAACGAATTCATTGCTACACTTAGCTACTAATATGAATGATAAACAAGCCTTGACCCTCTTCCTAAAAGCTAACCATGATTACTTGACAGAAAAgcgatttaattttttttttaaagactacCAGCCCAAATTCATGAATGCAGCTAATAATGAAGGTGATATGCCGATACATATTGCAGCCAGAGAAGGTAATACTGACATTGTTCACTTACTTTTAGAAAATGGAGCTATTTTTAATGCTAAGAACGAAGAAGGTTATACTCCCAAGGAACTTTCAAATGATCATATTGTGGACCAAGTATTAAAATCAGTTAACATGTTTTTGAATATCAACGATGGAAAAAGTAAGCAAATAATGCaagaatatataaataaacaggGGGCATCGGTATACGTTAATACTAGagataaaaatcataaaacagCTTTACATCACGCTGTTGCATCTAGTAGGATTGATATTATAAAGCTTCTCTTACAGAATAATGCAGATCCGAATGCTTTATATGCTAATCATTATACGCCACTCCATTTTGCTGTTGAAAACAACAATATAGAAGCGGTTGAGCTTTTATTGAAACACGGTGCatatttcaatattaaaaacaaacaaggaaaGTCACCGTTTGAACATATTGAGAACAAAACATTTGATTCTGTTAACAATTCATGTTCAAATTTACTAGGCTCAATCAACGAATTATTTATTGGTATAGAGAGTGACGATCCTGAAAGTACTATCAATTATTTCAAGATCAGATGTCTACAACAAACTTATAGAATCAACATCGAAACTATTATTAATGTACGGGATGATCTTGGAAACACGCTTCTGCATTATGCAGCTGATTATGCTTACAGGGATATCGTTAAACTTTTGTTACAACACGGTGCTATCTTTAATAGAAAGAACAAATTTGATTATCCACCAATTAATTTTGCTTCTCGAGATATTTATGACTTACTCAATTCGATTAACGAAATATTTGACCATACTAATTGTATGTATTCAACACAAGTTGATATGAAAATAATAAGGAATGTCCGCAATGATGAAGGTATGATAATACTGCATGCAGCTGTTAAGGAGGGAAATCTTAATGCTATGATAGCATTGTTAAAGGCTGGTGCAAGCATTGATGCTGAAGATATTCATGATAATAGACCTCTTGATTATGCCCAACAAGGACACataaaaaatatcttagaaGCTAGTAGAGACCTGTTGCGAGAGGTGCGGAGTAATAATGTGAATAACGTGGAAAAACTGATTGCGAGGGAAGCTGTGGTTAGTTCTTCAGCTTTACTTCTAGCGGTTAAACATGGCTACTGTGAAATTGTTAAGAGCATGTTAAAAAGTTTCATAGTTAATGTAGAGCTAGAATATATTCTAAAATCCATGGATGAGGATGGAAACTCTGGTTTGCATCTAGCCCTAGGGCATAGACATTATGAAATTGCTAAAATATTACTAGCTTATGCCAAAAATATCAACGATAATGGAACAACACTTAAGCAGCTTATCGAAAGTGCTAACCATGCAAATAAGAAACCATTTGACTTATCAAcagataaaaacaaatcaaaagaagTTACTGAAGCAatgtttaattaa